Genomic segment of Candidatus Polarisedimenticolia bacterium:
AAATCAGCACACGGCGGCTCGAACGCCACCGAGGTCACGTGCAGGTCGCACGGTCCCACGTTGCACACCGACACCGTCTGCTCGGCGAGGGTCCCGGCGCACACGTCGCCGAAGGCCGTGGAACCCGTCACCCGCACGTCCTTCTCGATCCCGCTGCCGCTGACGTTTACGGTGACGGTCGGGTTCACCGGATCGTTGCTCGTGATCGTCAACGTCCCGGAAACCGAACCCGTGCCCGTCGGAGTGAACTTGACCTGGAACGGGAAGCAGAAGTCGGGGCTGATCACCACCGGGTAGCCCGACGAAGGCGCCGTGACGCTGAACTTTGTGCTTGAAGAGGTGATCGAGTCGATCTCCAGATCCTCCTTGCCGGTGTTGCACACCTGCAGAGTGGTCGTGCTCGAGTCACCCACGCAGGCATCGGAGAGCGCCAGGTCCCCCGGCACCTGGATCTGGGGCACGCAGCAGACCAGCTTCTGGTCGACGAAGACATCGATGTTGCCGCTGGCCGGTGTGATCGAGGCGGGCGAGGTGGCCGAGGCCCAGGCCGCGTAGAATCGACCCGCTCCGCAGGTGATGCCGCTGTAGTCGCCGTACTTGGGGCATCCGTTGCCTGTCTGGCAGGCTTCCCCACCCGGGCACCCCCCATCGGAGAAATCACACGGGGTGCCCGAGCCCATGCCGGCCGGGCAGTTGTTGCCCGACAGCGCCACCTGACAGCACCTCCCCGCGAGCTGAGGCTGCGCGGTGCAGGACTCGGAATCCGGGGTGTCGCGGGGAACGCAATTCTGGTTGCCACCTGTGCCGTCGGTGATCCACCCGGAAGCGCACGCCGAATCGGACGCCCGGCTGATCTTGAACTCAGTCCCGGGCGCCAGATTACCGAGGGCGTCGAGGGAGGCGCTGCCCACGAAATAGTCCGTGAGGCTGTTGTCGGCACCCGTGGCGTTGCGGCGATCGTACCAGCCGACATAGGCCGCTCCGCCGACGGCGCAGGCCCAGGGCATGTAGCGCCGCGCTACCACCCCGGTGCTGAGAGCGGCGATTCTCACCGGTGGGAAGCTCAGGCCGCCATCGGTGCTGTCCTGTACGAAGATCTCCTCGTTGACGCCGGCCGCTGTCGTGAAGGCGTACGCCACATAGATGTGGCTCGGGTTGGTATCATCGACCGCCACAGTCTGGCTCGAGAGGAAGGGAGAGCTGCAGCGGTCGATCCCGGGCAGGGGGCACGTCGAGGCGTCGCCCGGAATGCCCAGCGCCACCGGAACCGGAGGCCCTGCGGGGACGAGGCCGGACGTGCAGGAGCTGTAGCGGCGGTACATGATGTCGCCGCCCGCCCGGTACACGACATGGACCGATCCGTCCGCGCCGACGGCGATGCGGGGCCGGTCGCCGCCGCCGTCGATCGTCGCCACGCCCGACCAGGTCTGTCCGCCGTCGTTCGAGCAGACGATCGAGGCGGTCGGGCCGGCGGCGGAATTGAGGCAGGTGCCGCCGGTGAAGTGTCGCCAGACGGAATAGACCTGGTCCCCCCCGCCGGCCGCGATGTTGAAGCGATCGGCGGCAATGTGCTCCTGGTCCGGGAAACACACGGGCCCGCCGCCGTCATTGCAATAGACGGCGTTCCCCCTGAAACCGAAGGTCTGACCGCCGTTCGTGGATCGATCGATTACTGTCGAGCACTCATCCCGGGCCCCCGAGGCGTCGGTGTCCGGGTACCCGATGAAGGCGTAATAAAACGCCCCGCTGCGCCCGAACGCCAGGGACGGGTCGCCGTTCGCGGCGAAGAACCCGCCCGGCACGGCCAGCGTCCCCCCGAAATTCCAGGTCTTGCCGCCGTCGTTCGAGAAGGACCAGTCCCTAGCGTTGTTACCGACGACGATGTTCTGGCCGTTGGTGGAGACGGCCACTTCGATCTCGCTATCGTGTGACGTGCTGTTGTTGACCCGGACGTTCAGCTCCGGCTCGGCGTGCGCGCTCGACACGACGCTTCCGGCGGACGCCAGGGTCACCGAGGCGGTCGCCGAAATCGTCGACTGACTCCTGGGCTGGTGTTGCGTCCGCAGTTCTTCGATCTCCCGCTGGACTCGCGCCGGGTCGCCCTGTGTCGCGAAGGCCAGGCCCGCGCCAATCTCCAGCAGTTCGTCGGGAACCGTCCGCCCGGCCCCTGAGGGGACGAAGCCTTCGAGCCGCACGATGATCGAGCCGGCTGCGATGGCGGTGGTGATCCGGACGTAGGTTTCACGTGTGGCGGGTGCCGGCTGCGAGTCGGGCCGCTCGACCGGGAGCACCTGACGGCGCTGCAGCGCGGGCCACCCCCCGATGCTCCGGAACGTGTGCGGCACGGACGAGGCCTCCGAGGCGATGTCGCCGAGCCGGCGGATGGCCTGCTCGTGATCCCTGGCATCCTCGGTGGTCACGAGGATACGGGGCGTCTGCGCGGACGGGGTCCTGGGCG
This window contains:
- a CDS encoding choice-of-anchor D domain-containing protein, whose product is MNCVASLVGLFPHRASLRGAMAFSVAILVACLGLVGAAFAAGDSQPPADSKSIEIKGKGITIKHPQDWIEVPSQFVNAHELYRVPMGPAPRTPSAQTPRILVTTEDARDHEQAIRRLGDIASEASSVPHTFRSIGGWPALQRRQVLPVERPDSQPAPATRETYVRITTAIAAGSIIVRLEGFVPSGAGRTVPDELLEIGAGLAFATQGDPARVQREIEELRTQHQPRSQSTISATASVTLASAGSVVSSAHAEPELNVRVNNSTSHDSEIEVAVSTNGQNIVVGNNARDWSFSNDGGKTWNFGGTLAVPGGFFAANGDPSLAFGRSGAFYYAFIGYPDTDASGARDECSTVIDRSTNGGQTFGFRGNAVYCNDGGGPVCFPDQEHIAADRFNIAAGGGDQVYSVWRHFTGGTCLNSAAGPTASIVCSNDGGQTWSGVATIDGGGDRPRIAVGADGSVHVVYRAGGDIMYRRYSSCTSGLVPAGPPVPVALGIPGDASTCPLPGIDRCSSPFLSSQTVAVDDTNPSHIYVAYAFTTAAGVNEEIFVQDSTDGGLSFPPVRIAALSTGVVARRYMPWACAVGGAAYVGWYDRRNATGADNSLTDYFVGSASLDALGNLAPGTEFKISRASDSACASGWITDGTGGNQNCVPRDTPDSESCTAQPQLAGRCCQVALSGNNCPAGMGSGTPCDFSDGGCPGGEACQTGNGCPKYGDYSGITCGAGRFYAAWASATSPASITPASGNIDVFVDQKLVCCVPQIQVPGDLALSDACVGDSSTTTLQVCNTGKEDLEIDSITSSSTKFSVTAPSSGYPVVISPDFCFPFQVKFTPTGTGSVSGTLTITSNDPVNPTVTVNVSGSGIEKDVRVTGSTAFGDVCAGTLAEQTVSVCNVGPCDLHVTSVAFEPPCAD